A window from Hemibagrus wyckioides isolate EC202008001 linkage group LG19, SWU_Hwy_1.0, whole genome shotgun sequence encodes these proteins:
- the lta4h gene encoding leukotriene A-4 hydrolase: MAPVSDPCSFSSFSKCITRHVNLFYHVDFDRHVLKGKVALTVEVLQDKFTDLTLDTNELKIFKVTANGQAAKFTLGEKQGYKGSPLEISLPFELSRGQHVIVEIEFETSPKSSALQWLTPAQTAGKKHPYLFSQCQATHCRSMLPCQDTPSVKHTYYSQVSVPKELIALMSAMRDGQETDPSDNNRIIYRFRQPVPMPSYLIAIVVGNLESREIGPRSRVWSEKEYVDKAAFEFSETETMLKIAESLAGPYVWGQYDVLVLPPSFPYGGMENPCLTFATPTLLAGDRSLATVVAHEISHSWTGNLVTNKTWEHFWLNEGHTVYLERMIGRVMEGEQFRQFKAMGGWKELQESVNHFGANNVNTNLVPNLDSVDPDECFSSVPYEKGFALLYHLEELLGGPEVFMGFVKSYIQMFAYSSVTTDDWKNYLFTYFKDKVDILNKVDWNAWMHTPGMAPVKPVYDTTLADACTALAQRWVKATDADLAGFSEADVKQFSSHQLIEFLAVLVQEDPLPVSHVKRMQEVYNFNSVCNAEIRVRWLRLCVKAHWEEAVPLALKMATEQGRMKFTRPLFREVYNFPKYSDEAVKTFKKHSAAMHYVTATLVAKDLKIDQASSTGF, translated from the exons ATGGCTCCTGTGTCAGACCCctgctctttctcttccttctccAAGTGTATTACTCGCCATGTGAATCTCTTCTATCATGTGGACTTCGATAGACATGTGCTGAAAGGGAAGGTCGCTCTCACAGTGGAGGTGCTCCAGGATAAATTCACTGATCTG ACTCTTGACACGAATGAACTCAAGATCTTTAAAGTAACAGCCAATGGCCAGGCTGCCAAGTTTACCCTGGGAGAGAAGCAGGGCTATAAAGGCAGCCCTCTGGAGATCAGCCTGCCCTTTGAGCTCTCACG TGGGCAGCATGTGATTGTGGAGATCGAGTTTGAGACATCTCCGAAGTCCTCGGCTCTGCAGTGGCTCACTCCTGCACAAACTGCTGGGAAAAAGCACCCCTACCTTTTCAGCCAGTGCCAG GCTACTCACTGTAGGTCTATGCTGCCCTGTCAGGACACTCCATCAGTGAAACACACCTACTATTCCCAG gtgtcgGTACCCAAAGAGCTGATAGCACTTATGAGTGCAATGCGTGACGGACAGGAGACAGATCCAAGTGACAACAACCGAATCATTTACCGCTTCCGACAACCG GTGCCCATGCCTTCCTACCTTATTGCGATCGTGGTGGGAAATCTAGAAAGCAG GGAGATTGGACCCAGGTCCAGAGTTTGGTCAGAGAAGGAATATGTGGACAAGGCTGCATTTGAGTTCTCTGAA acggAGACAATGCTGAAGATTGCTGAGAGTCTTGCAGGGCCGTATGTTTGGGGACAATATGATGTGCTGGTGCTTCCTCCGTCTTTCCCCTATGGTGGCATGGAGAATCCCTGCCTCACCTTTGCGACACCTACTCTACTG gctGGAGACCGATCCCTTGCTACG GTCGTTGCTCATGAGATTTCTCACAGCTGGACTGGAAACCTGGTGACTAATAAAACCTGGGAACATTTCTG GTTGAATGAAGGACACACTGTATACCTGGAGAGAATGATCGGCAGGGTGATGGAGGGAGAGCAGTTCAGGCAGTTTAAAGCGATGGGAGGTTGGAAAGAGCTACAGGAGTCT gtGAACCATTTTGGAGCAAATAATGTCAACACTAACCTGGTGCCAAACCTGGACAGTGTCGACCCTGATGAATGCTTCTCTTCTGTGCCTTATGAGAAAGGTTTCGCTCTTCTCTACCACCTGGAAGAGCTGTTAGGAGGCCCAg AGGTGTTCATGGGCTTTGTAAAGTCCTACATCCAGATGTTTGCCTACAGTAGCGTGACCACAGATGACTGGAAAAATTATCTCTTCACCTACTTCAAAGACAAG GTGGACATCTTAAATAAAGTGGACTGGAATGCATGGATGCACACTCCAGGAATGGCCCCTGTCAAGCCAGT ATATGACACCACTCTGGCAGATGCCTGTACTGCACTGGCTCAGAGATGGGTGAAG gcTACAGATGCTGATCTGGCAGGTTTCAGTGAGGCTGATGTAAAGCAGTTCTCCTCTCATCAGCTGATTGAGTTCCTGGCTGTTCTGGTTCAAGAG gaccctcttcctgtctctcatgTTAAGAGAATGCAGGAGGTGTATAACTTCAACAGTGTCTGCAATGCTGAGATCCGTGTCAG gtgGCTGCGTTTGTGTGTCAAAGCGCATTGGGAAGAGGCCGTTCCTCTGGCTCTGAAGATGGCCACAGAGCAAGGCAGGATGAAGTTCACACGCCCGCTCTTCAG